The DNA sequence TAGGTGGGTTGGGGTAAttaaatgtttgatttttgttttagtttatttttatgtagataatggcattttgatgtaattttgatgaacaatgaggtaaaattgtatgaccacatatggaaaattctaaatgtgactcttaaactatgacggacttttatggcaaaatgtgactcttaaactggggcggagggagtaatattgatattgtttatttaatcaGACGCCACTTTGACGTATCGATATGTGAGAGTTTTTCGTAACTCAATCATGGTATCTTGGGTgttagtaattgaataacatgaaaatattagaatattatttcatagaatccGCGTGCCCATGTGGTATGATTTAATCCTTaggaggtgtttgaaaaaaaaatttattattcagaaaactatGCAGCTGGAATTTTATTCTATGAAtgataaataaagtttcagactagaaaaactcttttgAAGAATTAATGTAATTTCAAGTCATATAACAAAGAATTACACTAAACAGAGTTatattcaactcaatttctaatcttaattgaaaatgactatcaataatttcaaatcCCTCATAGAATAGAATTTgacttaaataaaacaattaaaattaaattcaaaactccatgacaattaaaatataaatttctacTCCAATTCTTTATCTTTATAGCTAGAGACACGCGCGTACAACACACCAGATACCTACAAGTTTATCTGGATCTTAACCTACACTGACTTATATTATTGAactttattgttgttttttttactaatttttaacTGTATTTCAGACCAAAACTCCACATATAAAAGTAcaactttatattttctctttataagaaaaattaaactatgGGGAAAATGTATTCACTTCTACTATAACTTGGTGAGTTTCTAAGTacccaataaataaaactctaTTAAACATCAAAGAATGATCTAATAGTACttcctattaaaatatgagatgAATGCTAAACAAAATAGAAGAGACTAGAGGTATCTGACTTTGTTTGCGTCCAGATACACATAcatgatgaaaaaattaaattttgagagGTGAAGAATGTCATCATGTGACATGTAGTATCAGAGAAAGAAAGCCATGTAGCCCTCACAAAATCATAGGTGGAAGCCAAAGGAGATATGAAGCCATGCAATTTGCAGAGTTTTTCGCCTATATATACCGACGCTTCCGCTTCGCCACTTCTCAtcaccacacacacacagcgCGTCAAGCATTCCATATCCACCATGGGCAAGCTCTCGCTCTCTGTTCTAAGCTTTCTTCTGCTGCTAGGATTGGGCTACGCCTTTAGAGAGCAGCAGGGAGAATGCCAGCTCAGCAACATCGACGCCCGGGAGCCGTCCTACCGCGTCCAATCGGAGGGCGGACAGACCGAGTTCTGGGATAACCACAACAACGAGTTCCGATGCGCCGGCGTCTCCATCCGCCGCCACATCATTCAGCAGAGAGGCCTCCTTCTCCCTGTCTACCACAACGCCCCCGTCCTCGTCTACGTCGTCCAAGGTTcgttaattataaataaataaatcctcatcaattttattttaatttaaaggcCGCGTCATAGTGGACTTGAAAATTGAGACTTTTGGCCACTTTGGCCTCAGGCATTACCACTCTATCTGTTTCGGAATTTCATCGTTTCAtttcatgtatgctatgcAGGCAAGGGAACTTACGGAGTTCTGAGATCTGGCTGCGCCGAAACATTCGAAGCAGgccaacaacaacaattttcTCGGGAGGAGAGAAGCCAGAGATTCAGAGACGACAGACATCAGAAGGTTGAGGAATTCCAGAAGGGAGACGTCATCGCCATCAGGGCCGGTGATGCTCACTGGGTTTACAACGACGGCGATCAAGAGCTTGTTGTCGTTGTTTTCCACCACAACTCTAACAATGCCAACCAACTCGACCAAAACCCAAGGGTACGTGGGTAAATAGTAAATACTAATACATACAACCTACTCATATAAATTTCATCTAactaattatccaaattttgcAGTCCTTCTTCCTGGCCGGAAACCCGGGCAACCAGCAAGAGGAGGAGCAATACAGGAGCCTGCGCGGAAGCAAGCGCGGCCAAGAAGCCCAATCCGAATTGGGCAACGTCTTCAGCGGGTTGGACGACGAGTTGTTGGCAGAGGCATTCAATGTTGATGTAGAGACCGCAAGGAAGCTGAGGGGCCAAAACGACGAAAGAGGCCACATTATAAGGGCAGAGAAGAGCATCCAGCTGATCCAGCCCCAGCGCAGCCGCCAGGAACGCGAACAAGAGCGCCACAACGGCCTCGAGGAGACCTTCTGCAGCGCCAGAGTCAAGGAGAATCTCGACAGAGCCTCACGCGCCGACTTCTACAACCCACGCGCCGGGAGATTCTCCACCCTCAACAGCTTCAACCTCCCCATCCTCAGCTTCCTCCAACTCAGCGCCGCCAAAGGAGTCCTCCACAGGGTAATTACAATATTACAGTTATCccaattaattctaatttaaatactacCAACTCACCACATTTTTAAGTGGTTAGGCAGAGTAAGCAGATACAAAAAGCAGTTGAGTATTTTAATTGTCATTGTATTTGTAGAACGCTATATTCGCACCACACTGGTACACCAACGCCCACAGCCTCATCTATGCCACCCGAGGCGCCTCACGGGTGCAGATAGTGAACCACCGCGGCCAAGCTGTGTTCGACGGGCAGGTGAGAGAGGGGCAGGTGCTCGTGGTGCCCCAAAACTTCGCGGTGGTGAAGCAGGCCGAAGAGCAGGGCTTCGAGTGGGTTGCATTCAACACCAACGAAAATGCGGCCATCAACACCTTGAGCGGCCGCACCTCGGCCATCAGGGGGCTGCCCGTGGATGTCGTTGCTAACGCGTACCAAGTATCGAGGGAGGAGGCACAGAGGATCAAGTTTTCGCGCCAGGAGACTCTTATTTTCAACGCTAATGACGCACGTCGCTCTGCTTGATCAAATCAAATGTGACTcaacataaataaatgtaaattaagTGTGAGGAATAATGTATATCGGCTTGTGCCTATATGGCCAATGTTTGATACTAATAAAGAGATTACgttttttcaaattatcaaaGTTTGTCCTACTATAtgtctatttcatttttatgtttactTTCAACTTTCCTACAAATTACAATTCCtttagcttaattaatttagttttttttttttaacttattatatattgaatttcatacatacattttgaatttttcatcttatccttcattttaaaaaaaaataaaaaacaaattgttaAAACCACACAAAAGGCAGACAAGAAAGAACTATCATCAACGcgtaatttgattttttcaattttaacaaaccactaattataatttaattttctcaattttaacaGATTTTTGATATTGTTGATTATGTTGTAACTGAGATGGCTTTGGGAAAAAAAGGAGATCTTGGTGTATCCCTATGATATGATGAGATTAATGGGGATTGATTTGGTCAATATACTCAGTTATGGTTTAGGATATGTAAATTGCAAGAACCTTGGATATTTGAACAATCAGGAGCTTTTCCTACTGATAATTGTGGTGATGTTgcttttgaaatttgaaggGAATCATGCTAGCTATCAGCCCCTATGTTGAGATCTATGCTCGACAATGAGGGGCGTAGCGCAGTAAGCAACGAAGGGACAGATCTTGCTGCAATGAGTCTGGGTTCAAATCTCACTGCTATTATGTAGTTGTTTCCTCTCTCAGGTACAAGTGTGAGGCCTTGGGAGATGTGCTTCTGACAGTCAGTGGGTTAAGACCTCCCCTATAACGGACTACTTACTACGTACCCTGAATTAACCCCCTCACATGATGTCTGGCTGGAGTGTGGGAGCCGTCAAGGCGACGGAGTTTCATAGCCAAATCATAGAAGTAGAATGAAATTTCTAACCTTTCTTCCGCAAagaaactttatttttctttctgataaaatttgaatgattaCATTTTTCAGcaaattaaagtttatttttttgaaaacattatactccctccgttccagtTTAGGAGTGTCAATTAGTTATGACAcgcattttaagaaattggtggagtgtgtaataaatgaagtaagtTGGTGGactgtgtaataaatgaagtgagatggtttgacttttgggtttttcttttttttagtttatttttatgtagataatgacatttgggtgtaattttgataaataatgggataaaattttatgtccaaatatggaagattctaaatgtgactcctgAAATTGGGACGGACtcttatggcaaaatgtgactcttaaactaaaacggagggagtaattaattgagAACTCAGAAACAAAAAATGGGTAGTAGATGAAGCTTCTTCCAATGGTAAAACTAAAAACACCAAATCTTATGCAACCAAATCTTGCATCAAGGGTATATTTCAATACATTAGAGTACGAGTTACCATCAATAGTACTAATAGactcttattttgttttaaaataattacatactAAAATGAAGAACATAAAAAGGgtggatgaaaaaaatatattctaaaattacACGGTTTGTTCAAAAACAACACATTTGAATACAATTTACCTTTATTATATTCTacttttaagtttaattttttggaaattattaGCGTACTTGTTtaataaatctaaatattttcttgatacaaatataaatataaaacaaaaattatgatatgaaaaaaaaaaaagaaaaaataaccGTGCAACCTAATTACCCCTTCCCAAAAGAAATGCTCCAACTACCTTGacacagagggagtatatagtaaATGGCATGGTTTAACCGTTTAagcattaaatttaataagtcAATTATAATTCTCagattatttataattgtaaaaattaatgatagtgaaataacacaacaaaatccCAGGAATCCACGTAGAATCCGTACATAAAAACTTtcagaaaatacaaaatcagTTTCTaggaaacaaaaaatcaatGCATACATAAACTTccagaaaatacaaaatcaatgcATACATAAAAACTTCcagaaaacacaaaattaattcataatttctaggaaacacaaaatcaatgcATAAACTAAGTgcaacattattattaatagagTAATATTTTGAGCAAAACTACTTCTCCAAATAAGAATTATTGTGATAAAAACGGAAGAaagtacattaaaataaattttctacATCAACTCATTTGCAGAAAACAAAAGACAACTTATATAAGGAAACTATTatagaaaacaaaacacatatCACCATTCACCACTATGTAAAAGAAACTACAACTACTGATGAAGAAACTATACCaattattaataaagaaaactaCCACTATTCATGTTCCTATATCAACGTttcagaaataaaaatataactatctTATATCAGTATAAATAAAACTGAATTGAAATCACTATATAAGTGTCATAAATTTCTCCTTTATTACCAATTACTTCTAAGCTAGAACCTTATAGATTTCTTACAGATTTTCATTGTATTCTTCAATTCTTTCCATGAAACCAGCACTTCAGATCATGGTCTTGCTGTTGTATGCAAATTTTCAGTGAGGTAGCTCATATGATGAGCAGATGAGGTATAGGGTCTATGTTTTACTTATTAGAATCGACCTCTCAATTCCTaaagtttttctatttttcagtCTCCACCCTCACTTGGGTTAGATTTAAATTGCAATAACATTTGAGAAGTGCTCCATTCAACCCACTATCTcctttatctatttatttaataaatctcAAATAAGCATTagcaaatattaaatgaaatcaatatattacaatagaaaattaaatgaaatcaataaattaaaatagaagatTAATCTTATTCATTTATCTAAGctaattaaatgaaatcaatatattacaatagaaaattaaatgaaatcaataaattaaaatagaagatTAATCTTATTCATTTATCTAATGAACAAAGTAGTTCCCTCCCGTTTATAATTAAACGATCTAGCGGTTTCAAAAAAGACAAggacaaaaagtaaaaaggcATATAAGGCCAATTGAACTTGGATTTTGAAAGATAGATAAGATAACATCCACCTCTAATTATCAATTTCGGAGAAATTTTGGAATTGCACAACTTTCCTTGATCCGAAAACGACACCAGGATATGCAGATCACCcatgttctatttttttaaggcaactttttaattgaatcatttgGAACTATTACATTTTACCGATATTTTATTGGAgtgtaaaaaattgaagtctTGTTCCTAAATTGTAATCAACCTCAAAAAAATCAGCAGAAAAGAAcggattaaaataaaaactcccTATTTCCTATattaaaaagcaaaagattaaaaaaaaaaaaaaaaaaaaaaaaaaaaaaaaaaagcatatatCGCAGCATCCAAACTATTCCCATCATTATCACAAACTTAAACCCATTCTCGCAACATAGCAGTATCATATTCTGCACTTTAGGATACAAACATACAGGTTTATTATTCATTACAGATGCAGATACAACCTAGTTATGCGACTCGAGGCTGGACGGCTGGACCAGAGGCTTTTCCAAGTCCTCGAGAGGGCGGAAGAACGCCTTCTCCTCCAACACCGAGCCCCCTTCAGTGCTACCTTCAGCTCCCAGGTTTCGGCCAGAACCTGGGTTCTCATCCGTTGCAGGCCCAAACACCCCTGTCTTCGGGTGAGGAGCCCAGTACTCGTCTGACTGAGGTGGGATCACGTGGTCTGGGACCAGAGTCGAGTTCACATTGTCCTCCGGGTTCTTTTCATAGGCTGATGCTTGCACACTCCTGTTTTACACATGCATTGTGCAATGCAAATGAATTGATAATCATACTCAAATTCAACTCCCATAACACATAAGATTGTGTTGAAATTAATCTATGTTAGATAATATTCATTTCACATAATAAGCAACATGTCGCTTAAAATACTATGATCTTCGACTTTTCATACTCTCAGTCCCCACATCCCCAAAATAAGCCATCAAATGCCTaaaacaaaaccgaaaaaGCAAAGAATTTGCATTGAATAACAAGAACAAGATTCATCTCAAAATAGGAGACTTATTCGGGAACTAAGAAGGTACTTAGCTAACGCAATATGAGGCTTATGAGCCAAAACAAAAGGAACCCTCCCCCCTCCCtccaaaaggaaaaagaaaaatctgtGCGCGTGTGTTGGCCTAGTGGTTAGAGTGATTGATGCACAAGACCTGTGGTCTCGGGTTTGAGTCCATCTTGACAAAGCCttaaattatattcatttatcaataaaaaaaagaaaaaacaataatcAAGCAAAAGTCATATGGACTAGTTCCATGCCACCTCTAGTTTAGAAAGAATCAAGGCATCCGAAGCCACCGCTATATAAAAGTTGTAACTTAGATAAAGCCTCTATGATAGggacaattttctttttattaagaATAAATAGCCAAAATGTCATGTTCTTGGCAACGACAGCATAATCCTATCTACAAAGATGACCACTTCATTCATGGAATCTTGAATGCGTGTTTACTAAGTACAATCCTTTTTGTCTAAgcctttcaaaaaaaaattattttgtgatttttaccCTAAAACATACCACTCTTTTGAAAACTAATACGATCCTGTATTTAATAGTCTAAGGAAACATCAATCACTAAACCAATTTAGTTAATGGTCAGTTAGgtaaattgaaataaacatAGATGAGAAGCATTCGATTaca is a window from the Salvia hispanica cultivar TCC Black 2014 chromosome 1, UniMelb_Shisp_WGS_1.0, whole genome shotgun sequence genome containing:
- the LOC125202648 gene encoding late embryogenesis abundant protein At5g17165-like — protein: MAANFQRTRGLANLGKRLAGQIRSRPLAISLLHRRSVQASAYEKNPEDNVNSTLVPDHVIPPQSDEYWAPHPKTGVFGPATDENPGSGRNLGAEGSTEGGSVLEEKAFFRPLEDLEKPLVQPSSLESHN
- the LOC125200914 gene encoding 11S globulin seed storage protein Jug r 4-like gives rise to the protein MGKLSLSVLSFLLLLGLGYAFREQQGECQLSNIDAREPSYRVQSEGGQTEFWDNHNNEFRCAGVSIRRHIIQQRGLLLPVYHNAPVLVYVVQGKGTYGVLRSGCAETFEAGQQQQFSREERSQRFRDDRHQKVEEFQKGDVIAIRAGDAHWVYNDGDQELVVVVFHHNSNNANQLDQNPRSFFLAGNPGNQQEEEQYRSLRGSKRGQEAQSELGNVFSGLDDELLAEAFNVDVETARKLRGQNDERGHIIRAEKSIQLIQPQRSRQEREQERHNGLEETFCSARVKENLDRASRADFYNPRAGRFSTLNSFNLPILSFLQLSAAKGVLHRNAIFAPHWYTNAHSLIYATRGASRVQIVNHRGQAVFDGQVREGQVLVVPQNFAVVKQAEEQGFEWVAFNTNENAAINTLSGRTSAIRGLPVDVVANAYQVSREEAQRIKFSRQETLIFNANDARRSA